From a single Lewinella sp. LCG006 genomic region:
- a CDS encoding RNA polymerase sigma factor, with protein sequence MSTTDFSKQLNNLQLFLFNFAMRLTNNHEKAKDLVQDTSLRAFRYREKFQMGTNFKGWIATIMRNTFINNYRKEKRQRTVSEPVEELAYSLESTTIPSYAAEINLRMQEIHHKIDQIGELYSVPFLMHYRGYEYQEIANYLSLPMGTVKSRIFTARKKLKDAIERVTS encoded by the coding sequence ATGTCTACTACCGATTTTTCAAAACAACTCAACAACCTACAACTCTTTTTATTTAATTTCGCCATGCGCCTTACCAACAACCATGAGAAGGCCAAAGACCTCGTACAGGATACTTCACTAAGAGCTTTTCGCTATCGTGAAAAATTCCAGATGGGTACTAATTTTAAAGGCTGGATCGCTACCATAATGCGAAATACCTTCATCAATAATTATCGCAAAGAAAAGCGTCAACGCACTGTTAGTGAGCCTGTAGAAGAGTTGGCTTATAGTTTAGAAAGTACAACTATTCCTAGCTATGCTGCAGAAATCAACCTGCGCATGCAAGAGATTCATCACAAGATTGACCAAATCGGCGAACTATACTCTGTACCATTTTTGATGCATTATCGTGGATACGAATACCAGGAAATCGCCAACTACTTGAGTCTCCCCATGGGTACTGTAAAGAGCCGAATTTTTACGGCCCGCAAGAAACTGAAGGACGCTATTGAGCGCGTCACTTCTTAA
- a CDS encoding DUF1328 family protein, whose translation MLRYALIFFIVAIIAGVFGFGGIAAGAAAIAKVIFWIFLVLLVVSLLSGAVKKI comes from the coding sequence ATGCTACGCTACGCCCTGATCTTCTTTATTGTTGCAATTATTGCTGGTGTTTTCGGATTTGGCGGTATCGCTGCCGGAGCTGCTGCTATTGCTAAAGTCATTTTCTGGATATTCCTGGTATTATTAGTTGTATCCCTCTTATCAGGCGCAGTGAAAAAAATATAA
- a CDS encoding DUF2254 domain-containing protein, which yields MKNILRQLKQRIKAVPRKIWFLPLLLALGFLLLSLGIIALRSSEFIQQLDEKLTFLALASVDTARSIISTLTGGLISLVVFSFSMVMVVLNQASAQFSPRLLPGLISKRQHQFILGFYLGAIIYNLTVLARIGPSDLEQSVPIISVLLAIIFGIVGLILFISFITTISNAVRIDTILNDLHISTQKKLSEKSSYKFLRNEELPEGTQDWQPLSSDRSGYLLQIEMKDLLALCEAQELQVKVLPYAGKFVIRGQEVIQLSKGVDEEVEEELLSCLLITEQEDLQSDRLHGMKQVVEIAVKAMSPGINDPATAISAVDFLTSLLDTFLQHCPNNCAVDGNGSALIWLTARPLEEILFSLFSPLRTYCTGDVLVTRKIIYSLRQIQASTRLSASERLLFRREVQKIKEDFLKRSLNVADQRLISLL from the coding sequence ATGAAAAATATCCTGCGTCAGCTAAAGCAAAGAATTAAAGCTGTTCCCCGCAAAATCTGGTTTTTACCGCTTCTTCTGGCTTTGGGTTTTCTCTTGCTCAGTTTGGGAATTATAGCCCTTCGTTCTTCGGAATTTATTCAGCAACTCGACGAAAAATTGACTTTTTTGGCACTTGCTTCGGTGGATACTGCCCGTTCTATCATCAGTACGCTTACGGGGGGGCTGATTTCTTTGGTTGTTTTCAGTTTCTCTATGGTGATGGTAGTGCTCAATCAAGCTTCAGCGCAGTTCTCTCCCCGATTATTACCAGGATTGATTTCTAAACGGCAGCACCAGTTTATTTTAGGCTTTTACCTCGGAGCAATTATTTACAACCTGACAGTTTTGGCCAGAATTGGACCTTCTGATTTAGAACAATCAGTGCCAATTATTTCCGTGTTGTTAGCCATCATATTTGGGATCGTTGGACTAATTCTATTCATCTCTTTTATCACGACGATCTCAAACGCAGTGCGGATAGACACGATTCTTAATGACTTACATATAAGTACGCAAAAAAAACTAAGCGAGAAAAGTAGCTATAAATTCCTGAGGAACGAGGAATTACCAGAGGGCACCCAAGACTGGCAACCACTAAGCAGCGATAGATCGGGCTATCTCTTACAGATTGAAATGAAGGATTTATTGGCTTTGTGTGAAGCGCAAGAGTTGCAGGTGAAGGTATTGCCTTATGCTGGCAAGTTTGTAATCCGTGGTCAGGAGGTCATACAACTATCAAAAGGGGTTGACGAAGAGGTTGAGGAAGAGTTACTCAGTTGCCTGCTAATCACGGAGCAGGAAGACCTGCAATCGGATCGCCTGCATGGGATGAAGCAAGTTGTTGAAATAGCAGTGAAGGCCATGAGTCCAGGGATCAATGATCCTGCTACCGCCATCAGTGCCGTAGATTTTTTGACGAGTTTGCTAGATACCTTCTTACAGCATTGCCCCAACAATTGTGCAGTGGATGGAAATGGAAGTGCACTCATCTGGTTGACCGCTCGCCCCTTAGAGGAAATACTTTTCAGTCTTTTTAGTCCATTAAGAACTTACTGCACGGGGGATGTACTAGTAACTAGAAAAATCATTTATTCGCTAAGGCAAATACAAGCAAGCACAAGGCTTTCTGCGAGCGAACGACTTTTATTCCGGCGAGAGGTACAAAAAATAAAAGAAGACTTCTTGAAGCGTTCTCTTAACGTAGCTGATCAGAGGTTGATAAGTCTCCTTTAG
- a CDS encoding YihY/virulence factor BrkB family protein, translated as MISPIAFNFLWACLKETLFQFGENALMLRSAALSYYTIFSLPPFLLILLQATSFFYDQAAIEQTIFRQLSDYFGQQSAAQLSATIDNIGLFDREGWSLMVGIGGMLFTSTTIFVTIQGTMNIIFLAKEASKKMGWWQYVRGRLIGLALLLSIAFILVTTLTLNALITRFTAYISEYIPDLSTAFLYFISLTLPLFLTGLFFAFIFRYLPDRKIDWATARLGATITTILFFIGQYAITFYIGLSNTGNMYEAAGSIMVIMVWIFYASAIFYFGAQFTAVYYQKILSPISLSE; from the coding sequence ATGATTTCACCCATTGCTTTCAATTTTTTGTGGGCCTGTCTTAAGGAGACTTTGTTTCAGTTTGGTGAAAATGCCCTCATGTTGCGTTCTGCGGCATTGTCTTATTACACTATTTTTTCGCTACCTCCTTTTTTACTTATTCTCCTTCAGGCAACCTCCTTCTTTTATGACCAAGCAGCTATTGAGCAGACAATCTTCCGTCAGCTAAGTGATTATTTTGGTCAACAAAGTGCCGCTCAGTTGTCCGCTACGATTGATAATATTGGTTTGTTTGACCGTGAAGGTTGGTCATTAATGGTGGGCATTGGGGGAATGCTTTTCACCTCTACCACCATCTTTGTAACGATTCAGGGAACTATGAATATCATCTTCCTTGCTAAAGAAGCCAGTAAGAAAATGGGATGGTGGCAATACGTAAGAGGTCGATTAATTGGCTTGGCACTTTTGTTATCAATTGCCTTTATTTTGGTAACCACTTTAACGCTTAACGCTTTAATTACGCGGTTTACCGCTTATATCTCTGAATATATTCCCGATTTGTCAACTGCCTTTTTGTATTTTATTTCACTTACGCTTCCTCTTTTCTTGACTGGCTTGTTCTTCGCCTTTATCTTTAGGTACTTACCTGACCGAAAAATTGATTGGGCTACAGCGCGTTTAGGAGCAACCATAACGACTATTCTTTTCTTTATCGGACAGTATGCTATAACCTTTTATATTGGTCTATCTAATACAGGCAATATGTACGAGGCGGCTGGTTCAATAATGGTCATCATGGTATGGATTTTTTATGCTTCTGCTATCTTTTACTTTGGTGCCCAGTTTACGGCGGTTTATTATCAGAAAATCCTATCACCAATAAGCCTAAGCGAATAA
- a CDS encoding helix-turn-helix transcriptional regulator: MQFTTALRNAEVLIKELGDKFRSTIDVDCQRSSIQIPRRLGKGEMITYKISDGMDAFLLNGKLKSDWTINFARGSSAPVIFYTLANGIFQRSRKGKYQEDFMLEPLQSTICAQPARTTTQWVFGKDQEVAFLAILLHKKAFFSKVDCATLEIPEDLLATMKDIAGKKNFLFQDIFHLPIVQALNDIFQQEDIGLLNSTFATAKLYEILFLQLQQYQQNREQPQKSIVKPDNGLVRIRDAGNILVSRLQNPPTIPELAKMAGINQQTLKKGFKQLFGETINVYLNAKRLEQAEILIKNGGLKLQDIALEVGYNHPSYFSKKFKEKYGVTPRYYANQVQETMAMETMS, from the coding sequence ATGCAATTCACCACTGCACTCAGGAATGCTGAAGTCCTTATCAAGGAATTGGGGGATAAATTTCGTTCTACCATTGATGTAGATTGTCAAAGAAGTAGTATCCAAATACCTCGTAGGCTAGGTAAGGGAGAGATGATCACTTACAAAATAAGCGATGGTATGGATGCCTTTTTGCTTAATGGTAAACTGAAGAGCGACTGGACGATTAATTTTGCCAGAGGGAGCTCAGCGCCAGTTATTTTTTATACGCTGGCAAACGGTATATTTCAGCGCTCCCGCAAAGGAAAATACCAGGAAGATTTCATGCTGGAGCCCCTCCAAAGCACCATCTGTGCCCAGCCTGCCAGAACGACTACGCAGTGGGTATTTGGTAAAGACCAAGAAGTTGCTTTTCTGGCGATTCTTCTTCATAAAAAGGCTTTCTTTTCTAAAGTCGATTGTGCCACCCTTGAGATACCAGAAGATTTGCTAGCGACGATGAAAGATATTGCTGGCAAAAAAAACTTCCTCTTCCAGGATATTTTTCATCTGCCTATTGTCCAGGCTTTAAACGACATTTTCCAGCAAGAAGATATTGGTTTGCTCAATAGCACCTTTGCTACAGCCAAGCTCTACGAAATTCTTTTCCTACAGCTTCAACAATACCAACAAAATAGGGAACAACCTCAAAAGTCAATCGTCAAGCCGGACAATGGCTTGGTTCGTATCCGGGATGCAGGGAATATTCTAGTTAGTCGCTTACAAAACCCTCCCACTATTCCAGAATTGGCAAAAATGGCAGGTATTAATCAACAAACCCTAAAGAAAGGTTTCAAACAGCTTTTCGGGGAAACAATTAATGTTTATCTCAACGCCAAGCGATTAGAGCAAGCCGAAATACTCATAAAAAACGGTGGACTAAAACTACAAGATATCGCACTGGAAGTGGGCTACAACCATCCCAGTTATTTTTCAAAAAAATTCAAGGAAAAATATGGTGTTACACCTCGGTACTACGCCAACCAAGTGCAGGAAACGATGGCCATGGAAACGATGAGTTGA
- a CDS encoding thioredoxin family protein has translation MSTDNPEKEIINSWLEKSKHQLIIVVFSSLWSGSTHILKTYLRAIIDEFSDVEKIFVDVEEQEKIAQAFGISQVPTMILMKNGEVLDTIIGTMSKKKLRILIESHIYPDN, from the coding sequence TTGTCTACAGATAATCCAGAAAAAGAAATAATCAATTCATGGTTAGAGAAGAGCAAGCATCAATTGATCATTGTGGTTTTCTCTTCTTTGTGGTCCGGATCAACGCATATTCTTAAAACTTATCTTAGGGCTATCATTGATGAGTTTTCAGACGTAGAAAAAATTTTCGTCGATGTTGAAGAGCAAGAAAAAATTGCTCAAGCGTTTGGGATCAGCCAGGTTCCAACGATGATTCTAATGAAGAATGGCGAGGTCTTAGACACGATTATTGGAACTATGTCTAAAAAGAAACTTCGCATTTTAATAGAAAGTCATATTTATCCCGACAATTAA
- a CDS encoding CsbD family protein, with protein MSAFSDQVKGNWNQIKGQLKQEYGQLTDNDLAFEEGKEDELVGRLQEKLGKTKAEVKDMIDKIGG; from the coding sequence ATGAGCGCATTTAGTGATCAAGTAAAAGGAAATTGGAATCAAATTAAAGGTCAGCTTAAGCAGGAATATGGCCAACTCACCGACAACGACCTCGCTTTTGAAGAAGGCAAGGAAGATGAATTGGTAGGTCGTCTGCAAGAGAAACTTGGTAAGACAAAAGCTGAGGTCAAAGACATGATCGATAAGATCGGAGGATAA